In Castanea sativa cultivar Marrone di Chiusa Pesio chromosome 6, ASM4071231v1, a single window of DNA contains:
- the LOC142638909 gene encoding ras-related protein RABC2a-like isoform X2 translates to MSSKVGNNNYDYSFKVLLIGDSGVGKSSLLLSFISNFVHDLSPTIGVDFKVKLLTIGGKRLKLTIWDTAGQERFGTLTSSYYRGAHGIILVYDVTRRETFTNLSDVWAKEVQLYSTNQECIKILLGNKVDRENERAVTREEGLALAQEHKCFFLESSAKNRENVRQCFEDLTLKILEVPSLLENGSSVVKKQILQQKQVDSKTHSGGCCS, encoded by the exons atgagTTCAAAAGTAGGGAATAACAATTATGATTACTCTTTCAAGGTACTGTTGATTGGTGATTCTGGTGTTGGCAAAAGCAGCCTTCTTCTCAGTTTCATTTCCAACTTTGTTCATGACCTCTCTCCTACCATTG GTGTGGATTTTAAGGTCAAGCTGCTCACAATTGGTGGGAAAAGATTGAAGCTTACAATTTGGGACACTG CTGGACAGGAAAGGTTTGGGACATTAACAAGCTCCTACTACAGAGGCGCTCATGGAATTATTCTTG TGTATGATGTGACACGGCGTGAAACCTTTACAAACTTGTCAGATGTATGGGCAAAGGAAGTACAGCTCTACTCCACTAATCAGGAGTGTATCAAGATTCTACTGGGGAATAAAGTTGATAGG GAGAATGAGAGGGCAGTAACGAGGGAAGAGGGGTTGGCTCTTGCACAGGAACATAAATGTTTCTTCCTTGAATCTAGTGctaaaaatagagagaatgtTCGGCAATGCTTTGAAGATCTCACACTAAAG ATACTTGAGGTTCCAAGTTTATTAGAAAATGGATCCTCAGTTGTGAAGAAACAAATATTACAACAGAAGCAGGTGGACTCAAAAACTCATAGTGGTGGTTGCTGCTCTTGA
- the LOC142638909 gene encoding ras-related protein RABC2a-like isoform X3, with translation MSSKVGNNNYDYSFKVLLIGDSGVGKSSLLLSFISNFVHDLSPTIGVDFKVKLLTIGGKRLKLTIWDTAGQERFGTLTSSYYRGAHGIILDVWAKEVQLYSTNQECIKILLGNKVDRENERAVTREEGLALAQEHKCFFLESSAKNRENVRQCFEDLTLKLQILEVPSLLENGSSVVKKQILQQKQVDSKTHSGGCCS, from the exons atgagTTCAAAAGTAGGGAATAACAATTATGATTACTCTTTCAAGGTACTGTTGATTGGTGATTCTGGTGTTGGCAAAAGCAGCCTTCTTCTCAGTTTCATTTCCAACTTTGTTCATGACCTCTCTCCTACCATTG GTGTGGATTTTAAGGTCAAGCTGCTCACAATTGGTGGGAAAAGATTGAAGCTTACAATTTGGGACACTG CTGGACAGGAAAGGTTTGGGACATTAACAAGCTCCTACTACAGAGGCGCTCATGGAATTATTCTTG ATGTATGGGCAAAGGAAGTACAGCTCTACTCCACTAATCAGGAGTGTATCAAGATTCTACTGGGGAATAAAGTTGATAGG GAGAATGAGAGGGCAGTAACGAGGGAAGAGGGGTTGGCTCTTGCACAGGAACATAAATGTTTCTTCCTTGAATCTAGTGctaaaaatagagagaatgtTCGGCAATGCTTTGAAGATCTCACACTAAAG TTACAGATACTTGAGGTTCCAAGTTTATTAGAAAATGGATCCTCAGTTGTGAAGAAACAAATATTACAACAGAAGCAGGTGGACTCAAAAACTCATAGTGGTGGTTGCTGCTCTTGA
- the LOC142638909 gene encoding ras-related protein RABC2a-like isoform X1, which translates to MSSKVGNNNYDYSFKVLLIGDSGVGKSSLLLSFISNFVHDLSPTIGVDFKVKLLTIGGKRLKLTIWDTAGQERFGTLTSSYYRGAHGIILVYDVTRRETFTNLSDVWAKEVQLYSTNQECIKILLGNKVDRENERAVTREEGLALAQEHKCFFLESSAKNRENVRQCFEDLTLKLQILEVPSLLENGSSVVKKQILQQKQVDSKTHSGGCCS; encoded by the exons atgagTTCAAAAGTAGGGAATAACAATTATGATTACTCTTTCAAGGTACTGTTGATTGGTGATTCTGGTGTTGGCAAAAGCAGCCTTCTTCTCAGTTTCATTTCCAACTTTGTTCATGACCTCTCTCCTACCATTG GTGTGGATTTTAAGGTCAAGCTGCTCACAATTGGTGGGAAAAGATTGAAGCTTACAATTTGGGACACTG CTGGACAGGAAAGGTTTGGGACATTAACAAGCTCCTACTACAGAGGCGCTCATGGAATTATTCTTG TGTATGATGTGACACGGCGTGAAACCTTTACAAACTTGTCAGATGTATGGGCAAAGGAAGTACAGCTCTACTCCACTAATCAGGAGTGTATCAAGATTCTACTGGGGAATAAAGTTGATAGG GAGAATGAGAGGGCAGTAACGAGGGAAGAGGGGTTGGCTCTTGCACAGGAACATAAATGTTTCTTCCTTGAATCTAGTGctaaaaatagagagaatgtTCGGCAATGCTTTGAAGATCTCACACTAAAG TTACAGATACTTGAGGTTCCAAGTTTATTAGAAAATGGATCCTCAGTTGTGAAGAAACAAATATTACAACAGAAGCAGGTGGACTCAAAAACTCATAGTGGTGGTTGCTGCTCTTGA